A genomic segment from Burkholderia plantarii encodes:
- a CDS encoding alpha/beta hydrolase: protein MATLDLTTAGAASRPARASAAAPIFGEGDGHAVLLLHGLSSSPLELRYLARYLHEEGFTVCAPVLDGYSAGSAEQPMERWIEGAVREFDALAARYERVSVCGLSIGGALALRLIQERPRAQALALLSLTLTYNGWAIPWYRFILDLAYYTPLRHRYRYREAEPFGLRNEALRAKIARAMERDAFSEVGPSEISLPALHQANRLARLARQGLGRIENDTLVIHAIDDETSSPRNPNFIIERIGASFLRTIWLDDSYHMITSDNEREIVARETALFLRESEITHGADSGANPPVVSKALARRLRQLAAVARKSK from the coding sequence ATGGCGACCCTCGACCTCACGACCGCCGGTGCCGCGAGCCGCCCGGCCCGCGCCTCGGCCGCCGCGCCGATCTTCGGCGAGGGCGACGGCCACGCCGTGCTGCTGCTGCACGGGCTGTCCAGCTCGCCGCTCGAGTTGCGCTACCTGGCGCGCTACCTGCACGAGGAAGGCTTCACGGTTTGCGCGCCGGTGCTCGACGGCTACAGCGCGGGCTCGGCCGAGCAGCCGATGGAGCGCTGGATCGAGGGCGCGGTGCGCGAGTTCGATGCGCTCGCGGCGCGCTACGAGCGCGTCTCGGTGTGCGGGCTGTCGATCGGCGGGGCGCTCGCGCTGCGGCTGATCCAGGAGCGCCCGCGCGCGCAGGCGCTGGCGCTGCTGTCGCTGACGCTGACCTACAACGGCTGGGCGATCCCGTGGTATCGCTTCATCCTCGACCTGGCCTACTACACGCCGCTGCGGCACCGCTATCGGTACCGCGAGGCCGAGCCGTTCGGCCTGCGCAACGAGGCGCTGCGCGCCAAGATCGCGCGCGCGATGGAGCGCGACGCGTTCAGCGAGGTCGGCCCGTCGGAAATCTCGCTGCCGGCGCTGCATCAGGCCAACCGGCTCGCGCGCCTGGCGCGCCAGGGGCTCGGCCGGATCGAGAACGACACGCTCGTGATCCACGCGATCGACGACGAGACCTCGAGCCCGCGCAACCCGAATTTCATCATCGAGCGGATCGGCGCGAGCTTCCTGCGCACCATCTGGCTCGACGACTCCTATCACATGATCACCTCGGACAACGAACGGGAAATCGTCGCGCGCGAGACCGCGCTGTTCCTCCGCGAAAGCGAGATCACGCACGGCGCCGACAGCGGGGCGAACCCGCCCGTGGTGTCGAAGGCGCTCGCGCGGCGGCTGCGCCAGCTCGCGGCGGTGGCCCGCAAAAGCAAATAA
- a CDS encoding MipA/OmpV family protein, with amino-acid sequence MPLWKTAAPLAAMLLASAAHADTGGAADGSAGAGTAASPWKITVGPGVYVAPQYPGSRHLKAYPFPALDISYRDTFFSQGPDVLGWNVLGNDTYHLGAAISFDFQSRDAKDDSRLRGLPDVHDGPKLKLFADYTVWAFTGALAVYRDVVGYGQGTTASADLYASLPLKGWLFSVGPGLTWANGAYTRTLFGISPSESAASGLPQYGTGAGIRDVHLNFYMTHDFSRHWVGTVNSTLGRLQRFAANSPVTERRTEWTTFASLGYRF; translated from the coding sequence ATGCCCCTCTGGAAGACGGCGGCGCCGCTCGCCGCGATGTTGCTTGCCTCGGCCGCGCACGCCGACACGGGCGGCGCGGCGGACGGCAGCGCCGGTGCCGGCACCGCCGCGTCGCCGTGGAAGATCACGGTCGGCCCGGGCGTCTACGTCGCCCCGCAGTATCCGGGCTCGCGGCACCTGAAGGCCTATCCGTTCCCGGCGCTCGACATCTCCTACCGCGACACGTTCTTCTCGCAGGGCCCGGACGTGCTCGGCTGGAACGTGCTCGGCAACGATACCTACCACCTCGGCGCGGCGATCAGCTTCGATTTCCAGTCGCGCGACGCGAAGGACGACAGCCGGCTGCGCGGCCTGCCCGACGTCCACGACGGCCCGAAGCTGAAGCTGTTCGCCGACTACACGGTGTGGGCGTTCACCGGGGCGCTGGCCGTCTATCGCGACGTGGTCGGGTACGGGCAGGGCACCACGGCCAGCGCCGATCTCTACGCCTCGCTGCCGCTGAAGGGCTGGCTGTTCTCGGTCGGCCCGGGCCTGACCTGGGCCAACGGTGCCTACACGCGCACGCTGTTCGGCATCTCGCCGTCGGAGAGCGCCGCCTCGGGGCTGCCGCAATACGGCACCGGCGCCGGCATCCGCGACGTCCACCTGAACTTCTACATGACGCACGACTTCTCGCGCCACTGGGTCGGCACCGTCAACTCGACGCTCGGGCGGCTGCAGCGCTTCGCGGCGAACAGCCCGGTCACGGAGCGCCGCACCGAGTGGACGACGTTCGCGTCGCTCGGCTACCGGTTCTGA
- a CDS encoding 2-keto-4-pentenoate hydratase, whose translation MNESLSLGRLLAQAFTSHTQIDTLPDAVLPRDAGAAYDAQHEIVAALDDTIGGWKVGAKTPDGPRQGAPLPRHGVSLDDTGVYTADARRPFGLELEFAFRFGRRFEPTDRAYPDAEVEAAIAEVGATIEVVASRFAGFPAVDRLLQLADLQNHGALAAGEFVPYRADLQFVTPELSFTFNGQPLFSGTPANPAGDPRRLLSWLVNHATVERGIAITPDQLVTCGSYVGLVNVAGSGVAVGQIGGLPPVTLTIA comes from the coding sequence ATGAACGAATCCCTCTCCCTTGGCCGTCTGCTCGCGCAGGCCTTCACGAGCCACACGCAGATCGACACGCTGCCCGACGCCGTCCTGCCGCGCGACGCGGGCGCGGCCTACGACGCGCAGCACGAGATCGTCGCGGCGCTCGACGACACGATCGGCGGCTGGAAGGTCGGCGCGAAGACGCCCGACGGCCCGCGCCAGGGCGCACCGCTGCCGAGGCACGGCGTCTCGCTCGACGACACGGGGGTCTACACGGCCGACGCGCGCCGGCCGTTCGGGCTCGAACTCGAGTTCGCGTTCCGCTTCGGCCGCCGCTTCGAGCCGACCGATCGCGCCTATCCCGACGCCGAGGTCGAGGCGGCGATCGCCGAGGTCGGCGCCACCATCGAGGTGGTGGCGAGCCGCTTCGCCGGGTTTCCCGCCGTCGATCGCCTGCTGCAGCTGGCGGACCTGCAGAACCACGGCGCGCTCGCGGCCGGCGAGTTCGTGCCGTATCGCGCCGATCTGCAATTCGTCACGCCCGAGCTGTCGTTCACGTTCAACGGCCAGCCGCTGTTCTCGGGCACCCCGGCGAACCCGGCCGGCGATCCGCGCCGCCTGCTGAGCTGGCTCGTCAATCACGCCACGGTCGAGCGCGGCATCGCGATCACGCCCGACCAGCTCGTCACCTGCGGCAGCTATGTCGGCCTCGTGAACGTGGCGGGCAGCGGCGTGGCCGTCGGGCAGATCGGCGGCCTGCCGCCGGTGACGCTGACGATCGCCTGA
- a CDS encoding sulfonate ABC transporter substrate-binding protein, protein MSTTDEPRAAADGTTRRDWLKAAGAAATLALARPAGLAGLGALAASGSAFAAGDAATLRIGYQKYGNFVVLKARGTLEKRLAPLGVSVRWIEFPGGPQLLEGLAAGAVDVGTVGETPPIFAQAGKVDFVYIGAEPPAPKGEAIVVLHDSPIRGVAGLRGKKVALNRGSNVHYLLVKALQAARLDYRDIEPVYLAPADGRAAFEQHAIDAWVIWDPYLAAVERQTGARTLASGEGLVRNTQYYLASRPFATARPEIVRAVLAEIDATDVWARDHVPEVAAQLSPLVGLDAPTLELALGRATYQVEPVTDATFAYQQQIADAFTALKLIPGRLDVTQARWTAR, encoded by the coding sequence ATTTCCACGACCGACGAACCGCGCGCCGCGGCCGACGGCACGACCCGGCGCGACTGGCTGAAGGCGGCGGGCGCCGCCGCGACGCTCGCGCTCGCGCGGCCGGCGGGGCTCGCCGGACTCGGCGCGCTGGCCGCGAGCGGTAGCGCGTTCGCCGCTGGCGATGCCGCCACGCTGCGGATCGGCTACCAGAAATACGGCAATTTCGTCGTGCTGAAGGCACGCGGCACGCTCGAGAAGCGGCTCGCGCCGCTTGGCGTGAGCGTGCGCTGGATCGAATTCCCGGGCGGCCCGCAGCTGCTCGAGGGGCTCGCGGCCGGCGCCGTGGACGTCGGCACCGTCGGCGAGACGCCGCCGATCTTCGCGCAGGCCGGCAAGGTGGATTTCGTCTACATCGGCGCCGAGCCGCCCGCGCCGAAGGGCGAGGCGATCGTGGTCCTGCACGATTCGCCGATTCGCGGCGTGGCCGGCCTGCGCGGCAAGAAGGTCGCGCTCAATCGCGGCTCCAACGTCCACTACCTGCTGGTGAAGGCGCTGCAGGCGGCCAGGCTCGACTATCGCGACATCGAGCCCGTCTATCTGGCGCCGGCCGACGGGCGCGCCGCGTTCGAGCAGCACGCGATCGACGCCTGGGTGATCTGGGATCCGTATCTGGCGGCGGTCGAGCGCCAGACCGGCGCGCGCACGCTGGCCAGCGGCGAGGGGCTGGTCCGCAACACGCAGTATTACCTCGCGAGCCGGCCGTTCGCGACGGCGCGGCCCGAGATCGTGCGCGCGGTGCTGGCCGAGATCGACGCGACCGACGTCTGGGCGCGCGATCACGTACCCGAGGTGGCCGCGCAACTCTCGCCGCTGGTCGGGCTCGACGCGCCGACGCTGGAGCTGGCGCTCGGCCGCGCCACCTATCAGGTGGAGCCGGTCACCGACGCGACGTTCGCCTACCAGCAGCAGATCGCCGACGCGTTCACCGCGCTGAAGCTGATTCCGGGCAGGCTCGACGTGACGCAGGCGCGCTGGACGGCGCGCTGA
- a CDS encoding aliphatic sulfonate ABC transporter substrate-binding protein — MSRLSRRAFSRSLLALALSAAGPLARAQQPAAGVLRIGYQKSSTLITLLKARGTLDQALAPLRTRVEWHEFASGLPLTEALNVGAVDFSADVADTVPVFAQAAHARFVYVAQEAPSPAAQAILVKRGGGIDTLAALKGKDIATTKAAGSHYLLLAALARAGLAPADVSVHYLTPADGRAAFERGSVGAWITWDPYVASVDRRPDVKVLADGTGLASYQRYYLASSDYAAAHPAVLQVLFDELTRAGEWLRAHPADAAALLAPIWGLDAATIERANARRSYAVRAVTADHFGEQQQIADAFLKAGLLPARVDTRQAQRWDFAAKRAEPAGA; from the coding sequence ATGTCCCGACTGTCGCGCCGCGCGTTCTCCCGTTCCCTGCTGGCACTGGCGCTGTCCGCCGCCGGCCCGCTCGCGCGCGCGCAGCAGCCGGCCGCCGGCGTGCTGCGGATCGGCTACCAGAAATCGTCGACGCTGATCACGCTGCTGAAGGCGCGCGGCACGCTGGACCAGGCGCTCGCGCCGCTGCGCACGCGCGTGGAATGGCACGAGTTCGCGAGCGGTCTGCCGCTCACCGAGGCGCTCAACGTGGGCGCCGTCGATTTCAGCGCCGACGTGGCCGACACGGTGCCGGTGTTCGCGCAGGCCGCGCACGCGCGTTTCGTCTACGTCGCGCAGGAAGCGCCGTCGCCCGCCGCGCAGGCGATCCTCGTCAAGCGCGGCGGCGGCATCGACACGCTGGCCGCGCTGAAGGGCAAGGACATCGCCACCACCAAGGCGGCCGGCAGCCACTACCTGCTGCTCGCCGCGCTGGCCCGCGCGGGGCTCGCGCCGGCCGACGTGTCGGTCCACTACCTGACGCCGGCCGACGGCCGCGCCGCGTTCGAGCGCGGCAGCGTGGGCGCGTGGATCACCTGGGATCCCTACGTCGCCTCGGTGGACCGCCGCCCCGACGTGAAGGTGCTGGCCGACGGCACCGGCCTTGCCTCGTATCAGCGCTATTACCTCGCGTCGAGCGACTATGCCGCCGCGCATCCGGCGGTGCTGCAAGTGCTGTTCGACGAACTGACGCGCGCGGGCGAGTGGCTGCGCGCCCATCCGGCCGACGCGGCCGCGCTGCTCGCGCCGATCTGGGGCCTCGACGCGGCGACCATCGAGCGCGCCAACGCGCGGCGCAGCTACGCGGTGCGCGCCGTCACGGCCGACCACTTCGGCGAGCAGCAACAGATCGCCGACGCGTTCCTGAAGGCCGGCCTGCTGCCGGCGCGCGTCGACACGCGGCAGGCGCAGCGCTGGGACTTCGCGGCGAAGCGCGCGGAGCCGGCCGGCGCCTGA
- a CDS encoding flavin reductase family protein gives MRDTDPSKAYRMLESGPVVLVVTHDGERPNVMTMGFMMVMRHAPPLIGAIIGPWDHSHAALRDTGECVIAVPGADWAGALVDIGNCSGADLDKFERFGLATAPSKRVRAPRLADCLYNLECVVEDDSLAERHDLFVLRAVAAGVNDARDERRVLHHRGDGTFTADGEIFDLRERMHRWKSFQVDI, from the coding sequence ATGCGCGACACCGATCCGTCGAAGGCCTACCGGATGCTCGAATCCGGCCCGGTGGTGCTGGTCGTCACGCACGACGGCGAGCGCCCGAACGTGATGACGATGGGCTTCATGATGGTGATGCGCCACGCCCCGCCGCTGATCGGCGCGATCATCGGCCCGTGGGACCACAGCCACGCGGCGCTGCGCGACACCGGCGAATGCGTGATCGCGGTGCCGGGCGCCGACTGGGCCGGCGCGCTGGTGGACATCGGCAACTGCAGCGGCGCCGATCTCGACAAGTTCGAACGCTTCGGGCTCGCCACCGCGCCGTCGAAGCGCGTGCGCGCGCCGCGCCTCGCCGACTGCCTCTACAACCTCGAATGCGTGGTCGAGGACGATTCGCTCGCCGAACGCCACGACCTGTTCGTGCTGCGGGCGGTGGCGGCCGGCGTCAACGACGCGCGCGACGAGCGCCGCGTGCTGCACCATCGCGGCGACGGCACGTTCACCGCCGACGGCGAGATCTTCGACCTGCGCGAACGCATGCATCGGTGGAAGTCGTTCCAGGTCGATATCTGA
- a CDS encoding helix-turn-helix transcriptional regulator, with protein sequence MTDRTDRAPRRAAPRTEVRIWRAPELAAELLLGDFHDFSYDVHTHDTACFALITSGAIRIRMRGSEFVAKQGDLYAIDADEPHAGWPVDQAGWRQRTVYVRTEHLRSLLSDEAGGRARGAVLRGPIIDDARLSALLRRVHHDSETQGGDVLAREEHYLRFVERLFERHVHEPVAPRAAGAAPRAVRLAREFLDHRLDQQVHLDEIAGAAGLPMFRLFRAFERHLGMSPHAYQRQARVRSAIALIRLGRPLSEVAATAGFADQAHLTRSFRRMMGVTPGVFRDAALGRAPRG encoded by the coding sequence ATGACCGATCGAACCGACCGCGCGCCGCGGCGTGCCGCCCCGCGGACCGAGGTCCGCATCTGGCGCGCGCCCGAGCTGGCCGCCGAGTTGCTGCTCGGCGACTTTCACGATTTCTCCTACGACGTCCATACGCACGACACGGCCTGCTTCGCGCTGATCACCTCGGGCGCGATCCGGATCCGGATGCGCGGCAGCGAGTTCGTCGCGAAGCAGGGCGACCTCTACGCGATCGACGCCGACGAGCCGCACGCCGGCTGGCCGGTGGACCAGGCCGGCTGGCGCCAGCGCACCGTGTACGTGCGCACCGAGCACCTGCGTTCGCTGCTCTCGGACGAGGCCGGCGGCCGGGCGCGCGGCGCGGTGCTGCGCGGGCCGATCATCGACGATGCGCGGCTCAGCGCGCTGCTGCGACGCGTGCATCACGATTCGGAGACCCAGGGCGGCGACGTGCTGGCGCGCGAGGAACATTACCTGCGCTTCGTCGAGCGGCTGTTCGAACGGCACGTCCACGAGCCGGTCGCGCCGCGCGCGGCGGGCGCCGCGCCGCGTGCCGTGCGTCTCGCGCGCGAGTTCCTCGACCACCGGCTCGACCAGCAGGTGCATCTCGACGAGATCGCGGGCGCGGCGGGACTGCCGATGTTTCGGCTGTTTCGCGCGTTCGAGCGCCATCTCGGCATGAGCCCGCATGCCTACCAGCGGCAGGCGCGGGTGCGCTCGGCGATCGCGCTGATCCGGCTCGGGCGGCCGCTGAGCGAGGTCGCGGCCACCGCCGGCTTCGCCGATCAGGCGCATCTGACGCGTTCGTTCCGGCGCATGATGGGCGTCACACCGGGCGTGTTCCGCGACGCGGCGCTCGGGCGGGCGCCGCGCGGCTGA
- a CDS encoding DUF2000 domain-containing protein → MTQEVFPLAAAQPALLAERCVIVVDGRLPPGRAANAAAVLALTVGQRQPALVGAPLVDASGLVHPGLIPIGITVLAAEADALSAIRDKAAAAGCDVVDFPVQGQQTTDYAAFGAAVAEVATADLRYVGIALVGARKAIGKLVANLGLLK, encoded by the coding sequence ATGACCCAGGAAGTTTTCCCGCTCGCCGCGGCCCAACCCGCCCTGCTGGCGGAACGCTGCGTGATCGTCGTCGACGGCCGGCTGCCGCCGGGCCGCGCGGCCAACGCCGCCGCCGTGCTGGCGCTGACCGTCGGGCAGCGCCAGCCGGCGCTGGTCGGCGCGCCGCTCGTCGATGCCTCGGGCCTCGTGCATCCGGGGCTGATCCCGATCGGCATCACGGTGCTGGCGGCCGAGGCCGACGCGTTGAGCGCGATCCGCGACAAGGCCGCCGCAGCCGGCTGCGACGTCGTCGATTTTCCCGTGCAGGGCCAGCAGACCACCGACTACGCGGCGTTCGGCGCCGCCGTTGCCGAGGTCGCGACGGCCGATCTGCGCTACGTCGGCATCGCGCTGGTGGGCGCGCGCAAGGCGATCGGCAAGCTGGTCGCGAACCTGGGCCTGCTCAAATAA
- a CDS encoding Nramp family divalent metal transporter: MPDPLMPSLPSPVRPLRPPTPWTRYAGAGALVAVGYMDPGNWATALAGGAQFGYQLLSVVALASVIAVLLQWVAARVGVVTGRDLAELCRERLSPRATLALWLATEAAIIACDVAEVVGCAVALQMLLHVPLLAGVLISAVGTFAMLALQRRGHRTLEACVAALILFVALCFVAEVALARPDWAAALGGFVPSTELVRNAGMVWLAAGIVGATVMPHNLYLHSALVKRHAPPAGGGHDARDGAAGHRERDAEIADTMRGVGFDTFGSLGFAFVVNAALLIVAAAVFHASGHTSVDDLADAHRLLAPLVGSGWASLLFAAALLACGLNSTVTGTLAGQIVMEGFLKLRISPTRRAILTRALAIGPALVAVAAFGDHGSAQLLVASQVVLSLQLPLAVIPLVRFAADPDLMGRWRIRGWVHAATWACTALILVLNVALLWQLWSH, from the coding sequence ATGCCCGACCCGCTAATGCCCTCCCTGCCCTCGCCCGTGCGCCCCCTTCGCCCGCCCACGCCATGGACCCGCTACGCCGGGGCCGGCGCGCTGGTCGCGGTCGGCTACATGGATCCGGGCAACTGGGCCACCGCGCTGGCGGGCGGCGCGCAGTTCGGCTATCAGTTGCTCAGCGTGGTCGCGCTCGCGAGCGTGATCGCCGTGCTGCTGCAATGGGTGGCCGCGCGGGTCGGCGTGGTGACCGGGCGCGATCTGGCCGAGCTGTGCCGGGAACGGCTCTCGCCGCGCGCCACGCTCGCGCTCTGGCTCGCCACCGAGGCCGCGATCATCGCCTGCGACGTGGCCGAGGTGGTGGGCTGCGCGGTGGCCTTGCAGATGCTGCTGCACGTGCCGCTGCTGGCCGGCGTGCTGATCTCGGCGGTCGGCACCTTCGCGATGCTCGCGCTGCAGCGGCGCGGCCACCGCACGCTCGAGGCCTGCGTCGCCGCGCTGATCCTGTTCGTCGCGCTGTGCTTCGTGGCCGAGGTCGCGCTCGCGCGGCCCGACTGGGCCGCCGCGCTCGGCGGCTTCGTGCCGTCCACCGAGCTGGTCCGCAACGCCGGCATGGTCTGGCTCGCGGCCGGCATCGTCGGCGCCACGGTGATGCCGCACAACCTCTACCTGCACTCGGCGCTCGTCAAGCGCCACGCGCCGCCGGCCGGCGGCGGCCATGACGCGCGCGACGGCGCCGCCGGCCACCGCGAGCGCGACGCCGAGATCGCCGACACGATGCGCGGCGTCGGTTTCGACACGTTCGGCTCGCTCGGTTTCGCGTTCGTCGTCAACGCGGCGCTGCTGATCGTGGCCGCCGCCGTGTTCCATGCGAGCGGCCACACCAGCGTGGACGATCTGGCCGACGCGCACCGGCTGCTCGCGCCGCTGGTCGGCAGCGGCTGGGCGAGCCTGCTGTTCGCCGCGGCGCTGCTCGCCTGCGGGCTCAACTCCACCGTGACCGGCACGCTCGCCGGGCAGATCGTGATGGAGGGCTTCCTGAAGCTGCGCATCTCGCCCACGCGGCGCGCGATCCTCACGCGCGCGCTCGCGATCGGGCCGGCGCTGGTGGCCGTGGCCGCGTTCGGCGATCACGGCTCGGCGCAGCTGCTGGTGGCGAGCCAGGTCGTGCTGAGCCTGCAGCTGCCGCTGGCCGTGATCCCGCTGGTGCGCTTCGCGGCCGATCCTGATCTGATGGGCCGCTGGCGGATACGCGGCTGGGTCCACGCGGCGACCTGGGCCTGCACCGCATTGATCCTCGTGCTCAACGTCGCGCTGCTCTGGCAGCTCTGGAGCCACTGA
- the panE gene encoding 2-dehydropantoate 2-reductase, producing the protein MRILIVGAGAVGGYFGGRLANAGRDVSFLVRPARAAQLHADGLVIRSPHGDLTLADVKTVDAAAIDGHYDLIVLSCKAYGLDGAIASFAPAVGPDTRILPLLNGMRHIDVLTRQFGEARVLGGQCVIAATLNERHEIAHLNELHAITFGALAGGPDARVTAILGELSGAGFEVQADEAIRQRMWDKWVFLATLACSTTLCRASLGEILAAPDGKRLIGSIFDECLSIARHNGFAAGAATIERATAMLYAPGSPMTASMLRDMLNGAPIEAAHVVGDLISRGGLEQHDATTLSLLRVAYANLCAYEARRAQA; encoded by the coding sequence ATGCGAATTCTGATAGTAGGCGCCGGCGCCGTCGGCGGGTATTTCGGCGGGCGGCTCGCGAACGCGGGCCGCGACGTCTCGTTTCTGGTGCGCCCCGCCCGCGCCGCGCAACTGCATGCGGACGGGCTGGTGATCCGCAGCCCGCACGGCGACCTGACGCTGGCCGACGTGAAGACCGTGGACGCCGCCGCGATCGACGGCCACTACGACCTGATCGTGCTGAGCTGCAAGGCCTACGGCCTCGACGGCGCGATCGCCTCGTTCGCGCCGGCGGTCGGCCCGGACACGCGGATCCTGCCGCTGCTCAACGGCATGCGCCACATCGACGTGCTGACCCGGCAGTTCGGCGAGGCGCGCGTGCTGGGCGGCCAGTGCGTGATCGCGGCGACGCTGAACGAACGCCACGAGATCGCGCACCTGAACGAACTGCACGCGATCACGTTCGGCGCGCTCGCGGGCGGCCCCGACGCACGCGTGACGGCAATCCTCGGCGAGCTGTCGGGCGCCGGCTTCGAGGTGCAGGCCGACGAGGCGATCCGCCAGCGGATGTGGGACAAGTGGGTGTTCCTCGCCACGCTCGCCTGCAGCACCACGCTCTGCCGCGCCTCGCTCGGCGAGATCCTCGCCGCGCCGGACGGCAAGCGGCTGATCGGCTCGATCTTCGACGAATGCCTGTCGATCGCGCGCCACAACGGCTTCGCGGCCGGCGCGGCCACCATCGAACGCGCCACCGCGATGCTCTACGCGCCCGGTTCGCCGATGACGGCCTCGATGCTGCGCGACATGCTCAACGGCGCGCCGATCGAGGCCGCGCACGTGGTGGGCGACCTGATCTCGCGCGGCGGGCTCGAACAGCACGACGCCACCACGCTGTCGCTGCTGCGCGTGGCCTACGCGAATCTCTGCGCCTACGAGGCGCGGCGCGCGCAAGCCTGA
- a CDS encoding metallophosphoesterase family protein has translation MRIFALSDIHVDFDGNAEWVASLSRDDYRDDVLILAGDVSDLAGRLEQCLDAFASRFRQVFFVPGNHDLWVIRDAPAMTSLDKFEQVARIVENCGATMRAGVVGGVSIVPLFGWYDGSFGLPGPELTDAWMDFHACRWPAGWSAGHITEHFIGSNEPVAPRAGALTITFSHFLPRIDLMPDYIPQARRMLYPVLGSSRIEALIRRVDSDIHVYGHSHVNRDVSIDGIRYVNNAFGYPHETRITQKALKCIHEVG, from the coding sequence ATGCGGATCTTTGCGTTATCGGACATCCACGTCGATTTCGACGGCAACGCGGAGTGGGTCGCGTCGCTGTCGCGCGACGACTATCGCGACGACGTGCTGATCCTGGCCGGCGACGTGTCCGACCTGGCCGGCCGGCTCGAACAGTGCCTCGACGCGTTCGCGAGCCGGTTTCGCCAGGTGTTCTTCGTGCCGGGCAACCACGATCTCTGGGTGATCCGCGACGCACCGGCCATGACGTCGCTCGACAAGTTCGAGCAGGTCGCGCGCATCGTCGAGAACTGCGGCGCGACGATGCGCGCCGGCGTGGTGGGCGGCGTCTCGATCGTGCCGCTGTTCGGCTGGTACGACGGATCGTTCGGCCTGCCCGGCCCCGAGCTGACCGACGCGTGGATGGATTTCCACGCCTGCCGCTGGCCCGCCGGATGGTCCGCCGGGCACATCACCGAGCACTTCATCGGCAGCAACGAGCCGGTCGCGCCGCGCGCCGGCGCGCTCACCATCACGTTCTCGCACTTCCTGCCGCGCATCGACCTGATGCCCGACTACATCCCGCAAGCACGCCGCATGCTCTATCCGGTGCTCGGCAGCAGCCGGATCGAGGCGTTGATCCGGCGTGTCGACTCCGACATCCACGTGTACGGCCACAGCCACGTCAATCGCGACGTGTCGATCGACGGCATCCGCTACGTCAACAACGCGTTCGGCTATCCGCACGAGACGCGGATCACGCAGAAGGCGTTGAAGTGCATTCATGAGGTGGGTTGA